One part of the Nitrosophilus kaiyonis genome encodes these proteins:
- the metX gene encoding homoserine O-acetyltransferase MetX yields the protein MEITTKKAKFTNPLYLESGRILEPYEIVYETYGELNEDKSNVVLICHALSGSHHAAGRYEGDRKPGWWDNLIGDGKAVDTTKYFVICTNVIGSCFGSTGPMSKMYPDDRPYRFKFPVVTIKDMVKAQRILLSKLGFDKIKAVIGGSMGGMQALRFAIDYPGFAEKIVSLAATHATRPWVIAFNKIAQEAILKDPNFKNGKYDPKDLQENGLSGLAIGRMAGHISFLSHYSMDRKFGRAYVANEGLYELFGRFEVERYLEYNGYNFSKWFDPLSYLYITKAINIFDLSRGYDSLNEALEIVKSKLYLIGFEKDILFLPDEMKEIKDAMDSIGKGELAEYYEVKSDYGHDAFLVEVDKFSNYINDILEGNR from the coding sequence TTGGAAATAACTACAAAAAAAGCAAAATTTACAAATCCATTATATCTTGAAAGTGGTAGAATTTTAGAGCCTTATGAGATTGTTTATGAGACTTATGGTGAACTTAATGAAGATAAAAGCAATGTAGTTTTAATTTGTCATGCATTAAGTGGGTCTCATCATGCAGCTGGTAGATATGAGGGAGATAGAAAGCCTGGATGGTGGGATAATTTAATAGGGGATGGAAAAGCTGTTGATACTACAAAATATTTTGTTATTTGTACAAATGTTATAGGTAGCTGTTTTGGATCAACTGGTCCTATGAGCAAAATGTATCCAGATGATAGACCTTATCGATTTAAATTTCCTGTTGTAACAATAAAAGATATGGTAAAAGCTCAAAGAATCCTTCTTTCAAAACTTGGCTTTGATAAAATCAAAGCTGTTATTGGTGGCAGTATGGGTGGTATGCAAGCACTTCGTTTTGCTATAGATTATCCTGGTTTTGCAGAAAAAATAGTATCTTTAGCAGCCACTCATGCAACAAGACCTTGGGTAATTGCTTTTAATAAGATTGCTCAAGAAGCAATACTTAAAGATCCTAATTTTAAAAATGGTAAATATGATCCAAAAGATTTACAAGAAAATGGTTTAAGTGGTCTTGCTATTGGAAGGATGGCCGGACATATAAGTTTTTTGAGTCACTACTCTATGGATAGGAAATTTGGTAGAGCTTATGTTGCAAATGAAGGGTTGTATGAGCTTTTTGGAAGATTTGAGGTTGAAAGGTATCTTGAATATAATGGATACAATTTTTCTAAATGGTTTGATCCTTTAAGTTATCTATATATAACAAAAGCTATAAATATTTTTGATTTAAGCAGAGGATATGATTCGTTAAATGAGGCCTTGGAGATTGTAAAATCTAAACTTTATCTAATAGGTTTTGAAAAGGATATACTATTTTTGCCTGATGAGATGAAAGAGATTAAAGATGCTATGGATAGTATAGGAAAAGGCGAACTTGCAGAGTATTATGAAGTTAAAAGCGATTATGGTCATGATGCTTTTTTAGTTGAGGTTGATAAATTTAGCAACTATATCAATGATATTTTAGAAGGAAATAGATGA
- the xseB gene encoding exodeoxyribonuclease VII small subunit, whose amino-acid sequence MKSSDFEKKIEDAKKVLEKLMNPEITLSDSVKLYKEGLKALKEAQEMLEKAKVEIEEIEKNTQNSDISDMEK is encoded by the coding sequence ATGAAAAGTAGTGATTTTGAAAAAAAGATTGAAGATGCAAAAAAGGTTTTAGAAAAGTTAATGAATCCAGAAATAACATTAAGCGATAGTGTTAAACTTTATAAAGAGGGTCTAAAAGCTTTGAAAGAGGCTCAAGAGATGCTTGAAAAAGCAAAAGTGGAGATTGAAGAGATTGAAAAAAATACACAAAATAGCGATATATCTGATATGGAAAAGTAA
- a CDS encoding carbon-nitrogen hydrolase family protein, translated as MKIAVLQCAYLGMSPNKLDYYLRICRQKDVKLLLLGEYVLNRFFKEIENTPLNMLKEQTNHQINTLKELSSKYDITIVAPIIQIQKNNIFKKIVVSSSNKIQYYTQQMLINFKHWNEEKFFSNDQESLNPPLTFKIDNIKFGVIGGYELHFNYFFDEFSKKNVDVVLLPTVSTFDSNIRWQEIIKTRAFLGNFYILRANRIGEYIDKEIKWIFYGESLLASPEGKIENMLSNKEELLICDIDKNFIKENKKAWGFKRIFNKKAKK; from the coding sequence ATGAAAATTGCAGTTTTACAGTGTGCTTATCTTGGGATGAGTCCAAATAAACTTGATTATTATTTGAGAATTTGCAGACAAAAAGATGTAAAATTACTTTTATTAGGAGAATATGTTTTAAATAGATTTTTCAAGGAGATAGAAAATACTCCTTTAAATATGTTAAAAGAGCAAACAAATCATCAAATAAATACATTAAAAGAGTTAAGCTCAAAATATGATATTACAATAGTTGCTCCAATTATTCAGATACAAAAAAACAATATTTTTAAAAAAATTGTAGTTTCTTCTTCTAATAAGATCCAATATTACACTCAACAGATGCTTATAAATTTTAAACATTGGAATGAGGAAAAATTTTTTTCAAATGATCAAGAGAGTTTAAATCCTCCTTTAACTTTTAAAATTGATAATATAAAATTTGGGGTAATTGGAGGGTATGAGCTTCATTTTAACTATTTTTTTGATGAATTTTCTAAAAAAAATGTAGATGTAGTACTTTTGCCAACTGTATCAACATTTGATTCAAATATAAGGTGGCAAGAGATTATAAAAACAAGAGCATTTTTAGGAAATTTTTATATATTAAGAGCCAATAGAATTGGAGAATATATAGATAAAGAGATAAAATGGATATTTTATGGTGAAAGTCTGCTTGCAAGCCCAGAAGGAAAAATTGAAAATATGCTTTCAAACAAAGAGGAGCTTTTGATTTGCGATATTGATAAAAACTTTATAAAAGAGAATAAAAAAGCCTGGGGATTTAAAAGGATTTTTAATAAAAAGGCAAAAAAATGA
- a CDS encoding HesA/MoeB/ThiF family protein yields MKDYFKRQIELWGEEIQNSLIDKKIAIIGCGGLGSSVAIALGASGIGEIYLVDFDKVSLHNIHRQIAFKMDDEGKYKAEVLAKLIENRCPYVKALAFNESFDEFKKRALNYDLIIDCTDNLKSREKIDEFSKEIKIPWIYGSVEEFNAQVCFFDKSSFKAFKITDRKPAGIAAPIVMMAASFEANLAIRYLTGLPIKKDYLYYLYFEEDGDLIINKFHMPL; encoded by the coding sequence ATGAAAGACTATTTTAAAAGACAGATTGAGCTTTGGGGAGAGGAGATTCAAAACTCTTTGATAGATAAAAAAATTGCGATTATAGGATGTGGTGGTCTTGGAAGTTCTGTTGCTATAGCTCTTGGAGCAAGTGGTATAGGCGAAATATATTTAGTAGATTTTGATAAGGTAAGTCTTCATAATATACATAGACAAATCGCTTTTAAAATGGATGATGAGGGAAAATATAAAGCTGAAGTTTTAGCAAAACTTATAGAAAATAGATGCCCTTATGTAAAAGCTTTGGCATTTAATGAGAGTTTTGATGAGTTTAAAAAAAGAGCTTTAAATTATGATCTTATAATAGATTGTACTGATAATCTAAAATCAAGAGAAAAGATTGATGAATTTTCAAAAGAGATAAAAATTCCATGGATTTATGGAAGTGTTGAAGAGTTTAATGCACAAGTCTGTTTTTTTGACAAAAGCAGTTTTAAAGCTTTTAAGATAACAGATAGAAAACCAGCTGGAATAGCAGCTCCTATTGTTATGATGGCAGCCTCATTTGAGGCAAATTTGGCAATTAGATATTTAACAGGTTTGCCTATTAAAAAAGACTATTTATATTATCTATATTTTGAAGAAGATGGAGATTTAATCATAAATAAATTTCATATGCCTTTATAA
- a CDS encoding ChaN family lipoprotein: protein MYKIKFLLLLIPIFLFANICSYDIDIKLQDKKVSGKALLDFNSSIVLDPTKAEIFYIKNGTLELSDYPKYKKITKKPIEIGFFYKFKPFKNRITLFEPWYPRVEKRCTYKIKIDSKYYIAILQYTKKEKNIFYFDKPLKNLYLIASKDFIVKSKKEKNLEISTFFYKKDSNLSKSYFDKSFEYFNLYKNIFGFLPYKIFNIVEIPYPVAYSMATMSVIGEQIIDKDYILNESLAHEIVHQWFGNYVFSPNFGNWCEGLTTFYSDHFLAKDKKEFRKEQLLKYISYVNEDNEIPLIEFGFKEYEDKNAIGYGKGFFFFYMLKNLIGNENFQKGIKELLKNYKFKEANFSDLQKLFEKVSKKDLKDFFLEWVYRKGAFDFDIKNIDVIYDKDRYIVDFDFISNEYDIKVPVKICSDKKCKKFYIDSNKTKQSLKVNFEPRKIVVDDEYEIFRKLKPSETPPIISKVLGSQKLLVICDEQNRYKNILKNFKNVKKSDDIKFKDIKNFDILILGKTKFLKRFSIPFKMEGNLKIEAFKNPLNDSKTLLVIENNSEDLKKSFRLLRHLGKYSIAIFDKKGIKKYKKIADDGAVYNLDIKTDIVKVKSDDFEKMVDEIKNAKVVFVGENHPIYSNHLNQLKIIKALYKKDKNLAIGLEMFQKPYQKYLDMFIEGKIGEKEMLKRSEYSKRWGYDYNLYRPIILYAKKHKIRLIALNIPKEISQKVARKGIDSLSKKEKKFLPKSLDFKNLKYKKYIKEIFEGHMKKKFKDFENFYYAQILWDESMAEGIYQFLKKNRNYKMVVLAGNGHLRYGYGIPDRLKRRGIKDYKIILQDDKTKPDIADFVLYPTHIDLPSKKLGVYLKDSKNLIVEKVIKDSAAFRAGLKKGDKIIKIDNENVKNLKELKLELVFVKDCANLEIIRDKKIIKKRVCFKKY, encoded by the coding sequence ATGTATAAAATAAAATTTTTATTATTATTAATTCCTATTTTTCTTTTTGCAAATATCTGTTCATATGATATTGATATAAAGCTGCAAGATAAAAAAGTTAGCGGTAAAGCCCTTCTTGATTTTAACTCCTCTATAGTTTTAGATCCAACAAAAGCTGAGATTTTTTATATAAAAAATGGCACATTAGAGTTAAGTGACTATCCAAAATATAAAAAAATTACAAAAAAACCTATTGAGATTGGATTTTTTTATAAATTTAAACCTTTTAAAAATAGAATAACTCTTTTTGAGCCTTGGTATCCAAGAGTTGAAAAAAGATGCACTTATAAAATAAAAATAGATTCAAAATATTATATTGCGATTCTTCAATATACAAAAAAAGAAAAAAATATTTTTTATTTTGATAAACCTTTGAAAAATCTATATCTAATAGCATCAAAAGATTTTATTGTTAAAAGTAAAAAAGAAAAAAATTTAGAAATTTCTACCTTTTTTTATAAAAAAGATTCAAATCTAAGTAAAAGTTATTTTGATAAAAGTTTTGAATATTTTAATCTTTATAAAAATATTTTTGGGTTTTTGCCATATAAAATTTTCAATATTGTAGAGATTCCTTATCCTGTTGCTTATTCAATGGCAACAATGAGTGTTATTGGAGAGCAAATAATAGATAAAGATTATATTTTAAATGAGTCTCTAGCTCACGAAATTGTTCATCAATGGTTTGGAAACTATGTTTTTAGTCCAAATTTTGGAAATTGGTGTGAAGGTTTAACAACATTTTATAGTGATCATTTTTTAGCAAAAGATAAAAAAGAATTTAGAAAAGAGCAATTGTTAAAATATATCTCATATGTAAATGAAGATAATGAAATACCTTTAATTGAATTTGGATTTAAAGAGTATGAGGATAAAAATGCAATCGGATATGGAAAAGGATTTTTCTTTTTTTATATGTTGAAAAATTTAATTGGTAATGAAAATTTTCAAAAAGGTATAAAAGAGTTATTAAAAAATTATAAATTTAAAGAGGCAAACTTTAGCGATTTGCAAAAGCTCTTTGAAAAAGTTTCAAAAAAAGATTTAAAAGATTTCTTTTTAGAGTGGGTTTATAGAAAAGGAGCATTTGATTTTGATATTAAAAATATAGATGTGATATATGATAAAGATAGATATATTGTTGATTTTGATTTTATCTCAAATGAGTATGATATAAAAGTTCCTGTTAAAATTTGTAGTGATAAAAAGTGTAAAAAATTTTATATTGATTCAAACAAAACAAAGCAGAGCTTAAAAGTCAACTTTGAGCCAAGAAAAATAGTAGTTGATGATGAGTATGAGATATTTAGAAAATTAAAACCAAGCGAGACTCCACCAATCATTTCAAAAGTTTTAGGGAGTCAAAAACTGTTGGTTATATGTGATGAGCAAAATAGATATAAAAATATTTTGAAAAATTTTAAAAATGTAAAAAAGTCAGATGATATTAAATTTAAAGATATAAAAAATTTTGATATTTTAATTTTAGGAAAAACCAAGTTTTTAAAAAGATTTTCTATTCCTTTTAAAATGGAAGGAAATTTGAAAATTGAAGCTTTTAAAAATCCTTTAAATGATTCAAAAACACTCCTTGTAATAGAAAATAATAGTGAAGATTTGAAAAAAAGTTTTAGACTTTTAAGACATTTAGGAAAATACTCAATTGCCATTTTTGATAAAAAAGGTATAAAAAAATATAAAAAAATAGCAGATGATGGTGCAGTTTATAACTTAGATATAAAAACAGATATTGTAAAAGTAAAAAGTGATGATTTTGAAAAAATGGTTGATGAGATAAAAAATGCAAAAGTTGTTTTTGTTGGAGAAAATCATCCAATCTATTCAAACCATTTAAATCAGTTAAAAATTATAAAAGCTCTATATAAAAAAGATAAAAATTTAGCAATTGGTCTTGAGATGTTTCAAAAGCCATACCAAAAATATCTTGATATGTTTATTGAGGGAAAAATTGGCGAAAAAGAGATGCTTAAAAGAAGCGAATATTCAAAAAGATGGGGGTATGATTATAATCTATATAGACCAATAATTTTGTATGCTAAAAAACATAAAATTAGATTAATTGCATTAAATATACCAAAAGAGATAAGCCAAAAGGTTGCAAGAAAAGGAATAGATTCTTTAAGTAAAAAAGAGAAAAAGTTTTTGCCAAAATCATTAGATTTTAAAAATTTAAAATATAAAAAATATATAAAAGAGATTTTTGAAGGCCATATGAAGAAAAAATTTAAAGATTTTGAAAATTTTTATTATGCTCAGATTCTTTGGGATGAGAGTATGGCTGAAGGAATTTATCAATTTTTAAAAAAAAATAGAAATTATAAAATGGTTGTGTTAGCTGGAAATGGGCATTTAAGATATGGGTATGGGATTCCTGATAGATTAAAAAGAAGAGGGATAAAAGATTATAAAATTATTTTGCAAGATGACAAAACAAAGCCAGATATTGCTGATTTTGTTCTTTATCCAACTCATATAGACCTTCCATCAAAAAAGCTAGGAGTTTATCTAAAAGATAGTAAAAATTTAATTGTGGAAAAGGTTATAAAAGATTCTGCTGCTTTTAGGGCTGGCCTTAAAAAAGGTGATAAAATTATAAAAATAGATAATGAAAATGTAAAAAATTTAAAAGAGTTAAAACTTGAGCTTGTTTTTGTAAAAGATTGTGCTAATTTAGAGATAATAAGAGATAAAAAAATAATCAAAAAAAGAGTCTGTTTCAAAAAATATTAA
- a CDS encoding succinyldiaminopimelate transaminase has product MQFEKYPFEKLNELLKDIEPNENFYPITLTIGEPQFETPKFIQKELCKNANLLKKYPKSSGEEILKESILEFLKNRYRLDLKNSQIIPTFGTREVLFNFPQFLLSSKKNPVIAFTNPFYQIYEGSAIASKADIKYLNLTKENNFKPVLDEEILKDCDLVIINSPNNPTASVMSKDELKKWVEAALKYDFVLLNDECYSEIYDLTPPASLLEASVEVGNSDFKNILVVNSISKRSSAPGLRSGFIAGDEEILKDYMRYRTYVGCASPLPLQMAAAKAWSDESHVVEFRKKYAKNFKIAKEILNITPPLATFYIWLEVEDDIEFTKKLYKNYNVKVLPGSFLGRVGIGKGYVRIALVYDEKETKEALERIKEALKG; this is encoded by the coding sequence ATGCAGTTTGAAAAATACCCTTTTGAAAAATTAAATGAGTTATTAAAAGATATTGAGCCAAATGAGAATTTTTATCCTATAACTTTAACAATTGGAGAGCCTCAGTTTGAAACACCAAAGTTTATTCAAAAAGAGCTTTGTAAAAATGCAAATCTATTAAAAAAATATCCAAAAAGTAGTGGAGAAGAGATTTTAAAAGAGTCAATTTTGGAGTTTTTGAAAAATAGATATAGATTGGATTTAAAAAATTCTCAAATAATTCCAACATTTGGAACAAGAGAGGTTTTATTTAATTTTCCTCAATTTCTGTTAAGCTCTAAAAAAAATCCTGTTATTGCTTTTACAAACCCTTTTTATCAGATATATGAGGGATCTGCAATTGCTTCAAAAGCAGATATTAAATATCTTAATTTAACAAAAGAGAATAATTTTAAACCAGTTTTAGATGAAGAGATTTTAAAAGATTGCGATTTAGTCATAATTAATTCTCCAAACAATCCAACAGCTTCGGTTATGAGCAAAGATGAGCTTAAGAAATGGGTTGAGGCAGCTTTAAAGTATGATTTTGTTTTATTAAATGATGAGTGTTATAGTGAGATTTATGATTTAACTCCTCCTGCATCTTTGCTTGAAGCAAGTGTTGAGGTTGGAAATAGTGATTTTAAAAATATTTTAGTAGTTAATTCTATATCAAAAAGAAGCTCCGCCCCTGGTCTTAGAAGTGGTTTTATAGCTGGTGATGAAGAGATTTTAAAAGATTATATGAGATATAGAACCTATGTAGGATGTGCATCTCCTCTTCCACTTCAAATGGCTGCGGCAAAAGCTTGGAGTGATGAGTCTCATGTTGTAGAATTTAGAAAAAAGTATGCGAAAAATTTTAAAATTGCAAAAGAGATTTTAAATATAACTCCTCCTCTTGCAACATTTTATATATGGCTTGAAGTAGAAGATGATATAGAGTTTACTAAAAAGCTTTATAAAAATTATAATGTAAAAGTTTTGCCAGGAAGTTTTCTTGGAAGAGTTGGTATAGGTAAAGGATATGTTAGAATTGCACTTGTATATGATGAAAAAGAGACTAAAGAGGCTTTGGAGAGGATAAAAGAGGCTTTAAAAGGATGA
- the murC gene encoding UDP-N-acetylmuramate--L-alanine ligase, which yields MKIHFIGIGGIGLSGLARFLHFEGYEISGSDVNNTPITKSLENLGIKVYTPQKKENIKDIDLVIYSAAIKKDNPELIEAKRKGIKTISRREALPLILRGKKVYAVAGAHGKSTTSAILASILKDANAIIGAESKDFKSNVRFNPKSDILVFEADESDASFLNSNPYCAIVTNAEPEHMEFYNHDLDLFYQTYKDFLKLAKIRILNEDDPFLKNVDLESIKLNPKKDIKIKEYFLKDDEPHIRFELRDFGEFEVWGFGPHIALDASLAILAAMNEIGLDEIKENIKNYRGIKKRFDIVKKEKNLIVIDDYGHHPTEIEATMKSLKEYAKLKGIDEITIIWQPHKYSRTIDNLDRFIECFGENINLVILPVWSAGEDKIDIDFEKHFKRYSPIFADFLKMKENKIILFKNEKDLKSIEKGLIVGFGAGDITYQLRGMK from the coding sequence ATGAAAATCCATTTTATAGGAATTGGCGGGATTGGCTTAAGTGGACTTGCAAGATTTTTACATTTTGAAGGATATGAGATATCAGGCTCAGATGTAAACAATACTCCTATTACAAAATCATTAGAAAATCTTGGTATAAAAGTTTATACTCCACAAAAAAAGGAAAATATAAAAGATATAGATTTAGTCATCTATTCTGCTGCTATAAAAAAAGATAATCCAGAACTCATTGAAGCAAAAAGAAAAGGGATAAAAACAATCTCAAGAAGAGAGGCTCTTCCTTTAATCTTAAGAGGGAAAAAGGTTTATGCAGTTGCAGGAGCTCATGGAAAAAGTACAACAAGTGCAATTTTAGCTTCAATTTTAAAAGATGCAAATGCAATTATTGGAGCTGAAAGCAAAGATTTTAAATCAAATGTAAGATTTAATCCAAAAAGTGATATTTTAGTATTTGAAGCTGATGAGAGTGATGCAAGCTTTCTAAACTCAAATCCATATTGTGCTATTGTAACAAATGCTGAGCCTGAACATATGGAGTTTTATAACCATGATTTAGATCTTTTTTATCAAACATATAAAGATTTCTTGAAATTAGCAAAAATAAGAATTTTAAACGAAGATGATCCTTTTTTAAAAAATGTGGATTTAGAATCAATTAAATTAAATCCAAAAAAAGATATAAAAATAAAAGAGTATTTTTTAAAAGATGATGAGCCCCATATTAGATTTGAGCTAAGAGATTTCGGAGAGTTTGAAGTTTGGGGTTTTGGGCCTCATATAGCACTTGATGCATCTTTAGCAATTTTGGCTGCTATGAATGAGATAGGCCTTGATGAGATAAAAGAGAATATTAAAAATTATAGAGGAATAAAAAAGAGATTTGATATTGTTAAAAAAGAGAAAAATTTAATAGTTATTGATGATTACGGGCACCATCCAACTGAGATTGAAGCAACTATGAAATCATTAAAAGAGTATGCAAAGTTAAAAGGGATAGATGAGATAACCATTATTTGGCAGCCTCATAAATACTCAAGAACAATAGATAATCTTGATAGGTTTATAGAGTGTTTTGGGGAAAATATAAATTTGGTAATTTTGCCTGTATGGAGTGCAGGAGAAGATAAAATAGATATAGATTTTGAAAAGCATTTTAAAAGATATAGCCCAATATTTGCTGACTTTTTAAAAATGAAAGAGAACAAAATAATACTTTTTAAAAATGAAAAAGATTTAAAAAGCATAGAAAAGGGGTTGATTGTAGGCTTTGGTGCAGGCGATATTACATATCAGTTAAGAGGTATGAAATAG
- a CDS encoding endonuclease MutS2, with product MDLIKLLDLDNFINEFYSFLARTKPLFIEGDINLHFKFINELKKYEFKAPNRVKNLDSEIIHIQKQGILRLEDIYEFVKIFRYFLYLKRLNFEGNLKKWLDEIDFPQDILEIVKYFDEKGNLLSSIDDRLLSLESSLKETKESIKHKLQGLLNSNKLQGYLVDRQIHYINEEEALLVRGGFNHVLKGTIVGRSSSGFFYVVPEALRKVKEKEAAILSQIEEVKLEWAKKISNIFLKWIKFIKYINKQFDRFDHYQARVNFSKSKNLFFILPKSDDKIVLKDFIHPAIHNPKPINVDFSKKILIITGVNAGGKTMLLKSILSAAFLSKYLIPMKLDAQKSHIGRFKEIIPIIEDPQNVKNDISTFAGRMLSFSHLFQKRDVLVGVDEIELGTDSDEAASLFKVILEDLLKRGIKVAITTHHKRLAALMANYDEVELVAAIYDEEKGAPTYEFLQGIIGKSYAFETAKRYGIPLYIVKKAIKEYGEDQAKLSELIERGSELERELRAKNEKLNKELERVEFLRKALEEERHSLFGELKMEKEKLSKIFQEAINEAKAAIKAKEVKEAHRLLTKAHKIAKEAKIKEKKVTEKINVGDSVKYRKNRGVVISLKDKEAYVDFEGIKMRVPLNELKKVTPIKKKKEAPKIKVSKPSKLSVKLDLHGLRVDEALEKVDKFISDSLIAGFDEVLIYHGVGSGKLASAVREFLKKHPKVKSFHDAPPNMGGFGATVVEL from the coding sequence ATGGATCTTATTAAATTACTTGATCTTGATAATTTTATCAATGAATTTTACTCATTTTTAGCAAGGACTAAGCCTCTTTTTATAGAGGGAGATATTAATCTACATTTTAAATTTATAAATGAGCTTAAAAAGTATGAGTTTAAAGCTCCAAATAGAGTAAAAAATCTAGATAGTGAGATTATTCATATACAAAAGCAAGGAATTTTAAGACTTGAAGATATATATGAGTTTGTAAAGATATTTAGATATTTTTTATATCTAAAAAGATTAAATTTTGAAGGAAATTTAAAAAAGTGGCTTGATGAGATTGATTTTCCTCAAGATATTTTAGAGATTGTAAAATATTTTGATGAAAAAGGAAATCTATTATCTTCAATAGATGATAGACTTTTATCACTAGAGAGTTCTTTAAAAGAGACAAAAGAGTCGATTAAACATAAGCTTCAAGGTCTATTAAATTCAAATAAACTTCAAGGATATCTTGTAGATAGACAGATACACTATATAAATGAAGAAGAGGCTCTGCTTGTTAGAGGTGGATTTAATCATGTATTAAAAGGAACTATTGTTGGAAGAAGTAGCAGTGGATTTTTTTATGTTGTTCCTGAGGCTTTAAGAAAAGTAAAAGAGAAAGAGGCAGCAATTTTAAGTCAAATAGAAGAGGTTAAGTTAGAGTGGGCAAAAAAGATAAGTAATATTTTTTTAAAATGGATAAAATTTATAAAATATATAAATAAGCAATTTGATAGATTTGATCATTATCAAGCAAGAGTAAATTTTTCTAAAAGCAAAAATCTTTTTTTTATATTGCCAAAAAGTGATGATAAAATTGTTCTAAAAGATTTTATTCATCCAGCAATTCACAATCCAAAGCCAATAAACGTTGATTTTAGTAAAAAAATTTTAATCATTACTGGTGTAAATGCTGGTGGTAAAACGATGCTTTTAAAATCGATATTGAGTGCTGCTTTTCTATCAAAATATTTAATTCCAATGAAACTTGACGCACAAAAATCTCATATTGGAAGATTTAAAGAGATAATACCTATAATTGAAGATCCACAGAATGTAAAAAATGATATTTCCACATTTGCTGGAAGAATGCTTTCATTTAGTCATCTTTTTCAAAAAAGAGATGTTTTAGTTGGTGTAGATGAGATTGAGCTTGGAACAGATAGTGATGAGGCAGCTTCTCTTTTTAAAGTAATTTTGGAAGATCTTTTAAAAAGAGGTATAAAAGTTGCAATAACTACTCACCATAAAAGACTTGCTGCTTTAATGGCAAATTATGATGAGGTAGAGCTTGTAGCTGCAATATATGATGAAGAAAAAGGCGCTCCTACATATGAGTTTTTACAAGGAATTATTGGAAAAAGTTATGCATTTGAGACAGCAAAAAGATATGGAATACCTTTATATATAGTAAAAAAGGCAATAAAAGAGTATGGAGAAGACCAAGCAAAACTTAGTGAATTAATCGAAAGAGGAAGCGAGTTAGAAAGAGAATTAAGAGCAAAAAATGAAAAATTAAATAAAGAGCTTGAAAGGGTAGAGTTTTTAAGAAAAGCATTAGAAGAGGAGAGGCACTCTTTGTTTGGTGAATTAAAAATGGAAAAAGAGAAACTCTCAAAAATTTTTCAAGAGGCTATAAACGAGGCAAAAGCAGCAATTAAAGCAAAAGAAGTTAAAGAAGCTCATAGACTTTTAACAAAAGCTCATAAAATAGCAAAAGAGGCAAAAATAAAAGAGAAAAAAGTTACAGAAAAGATTAATGTTGGAGATAGTGTAAAATATAGAAAAAATAGAGGAGTTGTAATATCACTGAAAGATAAAGAAGCATATGTTGATTTTGAAGGTATAAAAATGAGAGTTCCTTTAAATGAACTAAAAAAGGTAACTCCAATAAAAAAGAAAAAAGAGGCTCCAAAAATAAAAGTTTCAAAACCTTCAAAACTCTCTGTAAAACTTGATCTACATGGATTAAGAGTTGATGAGGCATTAGAAAAGGTTGATAAATTTATATCAGACTCTTTAATAGCAGGATTTGATGAGGTTTTAATATATCATGGTGTTGGAAGCGGGAAACTAGCAAGTGCTGTTAGAGAGTTTTTAAAAAAGCATCCAAAAGTTAAATCATTTCATGATGCTCCTCCTAATATGGGTGGATTTGGGGCAACAGTCGTTGAACTTTAA
- a CDS encoding family 16 glycoside hydrolase, translating to MRKIFIFIILLTYIFGNEKNMKENFESTKVGNIPFGWIMSGYNQKSFGIWEVIDGKYLKMKYPRGSYKNQFNIFFTKDLYFKNGEVEVKIKTDQNFKNGGIIWRFRDKKNFYMALLKRDFLNIFVIKNSKSKNIFTKKIDIKNYWNNIKVRYLNNKIEIFLNNKKLISISDETLLIPGGVGLVTEADAKTIFDDIQIINFDKK from the coding sequence ATGAGAAAAATTTTTATATTTATAATCTTGCTTACATATATATTTGGAAATGAAAAAAATATGAAAGAGAATTTTGAATCCACAAAAGTTGGTAATATTCCTTTTGGATGGATAATGAGTGGATATAATCAAAAAAGTTTTGGAATATGGGAAGTTATTGATGGAAAATATTTAAAAATGAAATATCCAAGAGGGTCATATAAAAATCAATTTAATATATTTTTTACAAAAGATCTCTATTTTAAAAATGGAGAGGTAGAAGTTAAAATAAAAACGGACCAAAATTTTAAAAATGGTGGAATAATTTGGAGATTTAGAGATAAGAAAAATTTTTATATGGCTCTATTGAAGAGAGATTTTTTAAATATTTTTGTTATAAAAAATAGTAAATCGAAAAATATTTTTACTAAAAAGATTGATATAAAAAATTATTGGAACAACATAAAAGTTAGGTATTTAAATAATAAAATAGAGATCTTTTTAAATAATAAAAAACTTATTTCAATATCTGATGAAACACTTCTTATACCAGGAGGAGTAGGTTTAGTTACAGAAGCTGATGCAAAAACTATTTTTGATGATATTCAAATAATTAATTTTGATAAAAAATAA